From one Desulfobacteraceae bacterium genomic stretch:
- a CDS encoding M28 family peptidase — protein MTESNSIQRLKEDVRQLAGVIGERNVFRPEALHAAAAYIENAWRDQGYAVERQTYTAAGVPSANLEISIPGSHRPGEILLIGAHYDSVRGSPGADDNASAVAALLEISRFFAARRPVRTVRLVAFVNEEPPFFTTCRQGSMVYAAAARKRRDDIRLMLSLEMLGYYSSRPGSQRYPPFLGRFYPDAANFIAFVANLRSRRSMQRLVRAFQAASDFPTAHIATLALVPGVSWSDHRSFWRRGYRAVMVTDTAFYRNAYYHSAGDTPETLDYSKLAAVTDGLAEAAATLAQQPL, from the coding sequence ATGACGGAAAGCAACAGCATCCAGCGGCTCAAGGAAGATGTCCGCCAGCTGGCCGGGGTGATCGGCGAGCGCAACGTCTTTCGCCCCGAGGCCCTGCACGCCGCCGCGGCCTATATCGAAAACGCCTGGCGGGATCAGGGCTACGCGGTCGAACGCCAGACCTACACGGCGGCCGGGGTGCCCTCGGCCAACCTGGAAATTTCGATCCCCGGCAGCCACCGGCCCGGGGAAATCCTGTTGATCGGCGCCCACTACGATTCGGTGCGCGGCAGCCCCGGCGCCGACGACAATGCCTCGGCCGTGGCCGCACTGCTGGAGATCTCCCGCTTTTTCGCCGCCCGGCGACCCGTGCGAACGGTCCGCCTGGTGGCCTTCGTCAACGAGGAGCCGCCCTTTTTCACCACTTGCCGGCAGGGCAGCATGGTCTACGCCGCCGCCGCCCGCAAGCGCAGGGACGACATCCGCCTGATGCTCTCGCTGGAAATGTTGGGCTATTATTCCAGCCGGCCGGGCAGCCAGCGCTACCCGCCTTTTTTGGGCCGCTTTTACCCGGACGCGGCGAATTTCATCGCCTTCGTGGCCAACCTGCGCTCGCGCCGCAGCATGCAGCGCCTGGTCCGGGCTTTCCAGGCCGCCAGCGACTTTCCAACAGCGCACATCGCCACCCTCGCGCTGGTCCCCGGTGTCTCCTGGAGCGACCACCGCTCTTTCTGGCGCCGCGGCTATCGCGCCGTGATGGTGACCGATACCGCCTTTTACCGCAACGCATACTATCACAGCGCGGGCGACACCCCCGAGACGCTGGACTACTCCAAGCTGGCCGCGGTGACCGACGGCCTGGCGGAGGCGGCCGCCACCTTGGCGCAGCAGCCGCTCTGA
- a CDS encoding protein-L-isoaspartate(D-aspartate) O-methyltransferase has protein sequence MKIFIIAGPLPRRFLGALAAGLFLLAQVPATPAADRYAAARRALVAAIEETVRETAGHIGRDSMDPRVMAVLAEVPRHEFVPQDQRPHAYENRPLPIGHGQTISQPYIVALMTDLLKPQPEHRVLEIGTGSGYQAAVLARLVKEVYSIEIITELGQQATERLQRLGYDNVTVRTGDGYFGWEEQAPFDGIVVTAAADHIPPPLIRQLKPGGRMVIPVGSRFMVQQLVLVEKDAGGAATTRQILPVLFVPLTGGH, from the coding sequence ATGAAGATTTTCATCATCGCCGGCCCGCTGCCGCGCCGATTTTTGGGGGCGCTGGCGGCCGGGCTTTTTCTGCTGGCGCAGGTCCCCGCAACCCCGGCGGCGGACCGCTACGCGGCCGCGCGCCGAGCCCTGGTGGCGGCCATCGAAGAAACGGTCCGCGAAACAGCCGGCCATATCGGGAGGGACAGCATGGATCCGCGTGTGATGGCCGTTCTGGCCGAGGTGCCGCGCCATGAGTTCGTGCCGCAAGACCAGCGCCCCCATGCCTATGAAAACCGGCCGCTGCCCATCGGCCACGGTCAGACCATTTCCCAACCTTACATCGTGGCGCTGATGACCGACCTGCTCAAGCCGCAGCCGGAGCACAGGGTGCTGGAAATCGGCACCGGTTCGGGCTACCAGGCGGCGGTTCTGGCCAGGTTGGTCAAAGAAGTCTACTCCATCGAAATCATCACCGAACTGGGCCAGCAGGCGACCGAGCGGCTGCAACGCCTGGGGTATGACAATGTCACGGTGAGAACCGGGGACGGGTATTTCGGCTGGGAGGAACAGGCGCCCTTTGACGGGATCGTCGTCACCGCCGCGGCCGATCACATCCCGCCGCCGCTCATCCGGCAGCTCAAACCCGGCGGCCGGATGGTGATCCCGGTGGGTAGCCGCTTCATGGTGCAGCAGCTGGTGCTGGTGGAAAAAGACGCCGGCGGCGCGGCCACCACCCGCCAGATCCTACCGGTGCTTTTCGTGCCCCTGACTGGAGGGCACTGA
- a CDS encoding YheU family protein: MPKENGVIVPYDRLSPEALQALLEESVSREGTDSGDNRLSLTQKVDQVRRQLARGEAVIVCDLAAETANIVLRRDLPCAAAKAPPHTPHRP, encoded by the coding sequence ATGCCCAAGGAAAACGGCGTCATCGTCCCGTATGACCGGCTCAGCCCGGAGGCCCTGCAGGCGCTGCTGGAGGAATCGGTGTCGCGCGAGGGCACCGATTCAGGCGACAACCGACTGAGCCTCACCCAGAAAGTCGACCAGGTGCGGCGGCAACTGGCGCGCGGCGAGGCCGTGATTGTCTGCGACCTGGCCGCAGAGACCGCCAACATTGTCTTGCGGCGCGATCTTCCGTGCGCCGCGGCAAAAGCCCCACCGCACACTCCCCATCGGCCGTGA
- a CDS encoding CBS domain-containing protein yields MTVGKICNREVVITTPEATLIAVAKLMREYHVGDVVVVNARGDEKVPVGIITDRDIVLAIVASEVDLDAVLAGDIMSHELLTAGEQESIWDVLQRMRAHGVRRLPVVNARGGLEGILSVNDFLELISDELLALAQVATRQQQREKEIRK; encoded by the coding sequence ATGACTGTCGGCAAAATCTGCAACCGGGAGGTGGTGATCACGACCCCCGAGGCCACCCTGATCGCGGTGGCCAAACTGATGCGCGAATATCACGTGGGCGATGTCGTCGTCGTGAACGCGCGCGGCGATGAAAAGGTGCCGGTGGGCATCATCACCGACCGCGACATCGTACTGGCCATCGTTGCCAGCGAGGTCGACCTGGACGCCGTCCTCGCAGGTGATATCATGAGCCATGAGCTGCTCACCGCCGGGGAACAGGAGAGCATCTGGGACGTTCTGCAGCGGATGCGGGCCCATGGCGTGCGGCGCCTGCCGGTGGTCAACGCGCGCGGCGGGCTGGAGGGGATCCTCTCGGTCAACGATTTTCTGGAGTTGATCTCCGACGAGCTCCTGGCCCTGGCCCAGGTGGCCACACGGCAGCAGCAGCGGGAAAAGGAGATCCGCAAATAA
- a CDS encoding AMP-dependent synthetase/ligase: MPSPTPLRVDPIALSEARTLPGLFRCRVQRSPEQIAYRQFEPAASRWVDVTWRQAGALVARWRHALSRHGLNSGDRVAVQLRNSVEWGCFAQAGLAQGLVVVPLYTNDNPENVAYVLGDAGARLLLVGDEAQWEALAPHQGLFPALEDVVCVGSASRQTAHRPRLHDLFSWLPAAAEPLEDPPIEPDDLALLVYTSGTTGRPKGVMLSHHNILWNAQAMFKAVPIGSDDLFLSFLPLSHIFELTVGYCLPMLSGSGIAYARSVQQLVEDLTAVRPTVLISVPRIYERAHARIQQRLAQQGRLARRLFDLAVAIGWRRFEAAQGRGRPVTTRERLLWALLKPLVADKVLARLGGRLRLAVSGAAPLQPYIARCFLALGLTLLEGYGLTEAAPTVCGNTVENNLPGSVGQPLPGVEVRLTPAGQLLVRSPSVMLGYWNRPEATRRAVDGDGWLHTGDLAEMRDGRVFIRGRIDDVIVMSTGEKVPAVDLENAIVDDPLFDQALVLGEGKPFMAALLVLKPTAWSALARDLGLDPQNPASLSAPTALKAARGRVAEALHAFPVYARVHAVHLSLDPWTIENRLLTPTLKPRRKEIALRFQNAVRALYAGHALPDQPEAAPNTKEAP, from the coding sequence ATGCCCAGCCCAACGCCCCTTCGAGTGGATCCCATTGCCCTTTCGGAAGCCCGGACTCTCCCGGGTCTGTTTCGCTGCCGGGTGCAGCGCAGCCCCGAACAGATCGCCTACCGGCAGTTCGAACCCGCGGCCTCCCGCTGGGTGGATGTCACCTGGCGGCAGGCCGGCGCGCTGGTGGCCCGCTGGCGCCATGCCCTGTCCCGGCATGGGCTTAACTCGGGCGATCGCGTGGCGGTTCAGCTGCGCAACAGCGTCGAATGGGGCTGCTTTGCCCAGGCGGGCCTGGCCCAGGGGCTGGTGGTGGTGCCGCTCTACACCAACGATAACCCTGAGAACGTGGCCTATGTGCTGGGTGATGCGGGCGCCCGGCTGCTGCTGGTCGGGGATGAGGCCCAATGGGAAGCCCTGGCACCCCATCAGGGGCTCTTCCCGGCGCTTGAAGACGTGGTTTGCGTGGGGTCGGCGTCCCGACAGACCGCCCACCGTCCCCGGTTGCACGATCTTTTTTCCTGGCTGCCGGCGGCGGCCGAGCCCCTGGAGGATCCGCCGATCGAACCGGATGACCTCGCCCTGCTGGTCTACACCTCGGGGACCACCGGCCGCCCCAAGGGGGTCATGCTCTCCCACCACAACATCCTGTGGAACGCCCAGGCGATGTTCAAAGCGGTTCCGATCGGTTCGGACGACCTTTTCCTCTCCTTTCTGCCCCTTTCCCACATCTTCGAGCTCACCGTCGGCTACTGTCTTCCCATGCTGTCCGGCAGCGGGATCGCCTATGCGCGTTCGGTGCAGCAGCTGGTGGAGGACCTGACGGCGGTTCGGCCGACGGTCCTGATCAGCGTGCCGCGCATCTACGAGCGGGCCCACGCCCGCATCCAGCAGCGTCTGGCGCAGCAGGGCCGCCTGGCGCGGCGGCTGTTCGACCTGGCGGTGGCGATCGGTTGGCGCCGCTTCGAGGCCGCCCAGGGCCGTGGCCGGCCGGTCACCACCCGCGAACGCCTTTTGTGGGCCCTTTTGAAGCCCCTGGTGGCCGACAAGGTGCTCGCCCGTTTAGGGGGGCGCCTGCGGCTGGCCGTCAGCGGGGCCGCTCCCCTGCAGCCGTACATCGCCCGCTGCTTTCTGGCGCTGGGCCTGACGCTGCTGGAGGGCTACGGTCTTACCGAGGCCGCCCCCACGGTCTGCGGCAACACGGTTGAAAACAACCTCCCCGGGTCGGTGGGGCAGCCGCTGCCCGGGGTCGAGGTGCGGCTGACCCCCGCGGGCCAACTTCTGGTGCGCAGCCCCAGTGTGATGCTGGGCTACTGGAACCGCCCCGAGGCCACCCGCCGGGCGGTGGACGGCGACGGCTGGCTGCACACCGGGGACCTCGCTGAGATGCGCGACGGCAGGGTCTTTATCCGCGGCCGGATCGACGATGTGATCGTCATGTCCACCGGTGAAAAGGTGCCGGCAGTCGATCTGGAGAACGCCATCGTCGATGACCCTCTTTTTGACCAGGCGCTGGTGCTCGGCGAGGGCAAGCCTTTTATGGCCGCCCTGCTGGTGCTCAAGCCTACGGCCTGGAGCGCTTTGGCGCGGGACCTGGGGCTGGACCCCCAAAACCCCGCCTCCCTGTCGGCGCCCACTGCGCTAAAGGCCGCCCGAGGGCGTGTCGCCGAAGCCCTGCACGCATTTCCGGTTTACGCCCGGGTGCATGCCGTGCATCTCTCCCTGGATCCCTGGACCATCGAAAACCGTCTGCTCACCCCGACCCTGAAGCCGCGCCGGAAGGAGATCGCGCTGCGGTTTCAAAACGCGGTGCGCGCGCTCTATGCCGGCCACGCGCTGCCGGATCAGCCCGAGGCCGCACCCAATACGAAGGAGGCCCCATGA
- the amrS gene encoding AmmeMemoRadiSam system radical SAM enzyme yields the protein MHPARFFDKLRDDKVKCHLCAHECTIDPGRRGICGVRENRSGTLYSLVYGRLIANNADPIEKKPLYHFLPGTRSFSIATVGCNFRCQHCQNYDISQYPRRHDNEIAGEPMAPEEVVAHAQASASASIAYTYTEPTIFAEFCYDTALLAREKGLRNVFVSNGFMTEASASVMAEVLDGDNIDLKSFSDDFYRKVCKARLKPVLETIARMKSLGVWVEVTTLVIPGLNDSDAELRDIAQFLHATGPETPWHVTAFYPTYKMRDRPPTPLETLRRARQIGMEAGLRHVYTGNIPGDPGENTYCPACSELLIARRGFTVRQNRLTDGACPTCGARIAGVWA from the coding sequence ATGCATCCGGCCAGATTTTTCGACAAGTTGCGCGATGACAAGGTCAAGTGCCACCTCTGCGCCCACGAGTGCACCATCGATCCGGGCCGGCGGGGAATCTGCGGGGTCCGCGAAAACCGATCCGGCACGCTCTACTCCCTGGTCTACGGCCGCCTCATCGCCAACAACGCCGACCCCATCGAAAAAAAACCGCTTTACCATTTCCTGCCCGGTACCCGCTCCTTCTCCATCGCCACGGTGGGGTGCAACTTCCGCTGCCAGCACTGCCAAAACTACGATATTTCGCAGTACCCCCGGCGCCACGACAACGAGATCGCCGGCGAGCCCATGGCGCCGGAGGAGGTGGTCGCCCATGCCCAGGCCAGCGCTTCGGCCTCCATCGCCTACACCTATACCGAACCGACGATCTTCGCCGAGTTCTGCTACGACACGGCCCTGCTGGCCCGGGAAAAGGGCCTGCGCAACGTCTTCGTTTCAAACGGCTTTATGACCGAAGCCTCGGCCAGCGTGATGGCGGAGGTCCTCGACGGCGACAACATCGACCTGAAGAGCTTTTCCGATGATTTCTACCGCAAGGTCTGCAAGGCCAGGCTCAAGCCGGTGCTGGAGACCATCGCCCGCATGAAGTCCCTGGGGGTCTGGGTGGAGGTGACGACCCTGGTCATCCCGGGTCTGAACGATTCCGACGCCGAGCTGCGGGACATCGCCCAATTCCTGCACGCCACAGGGCCTGAGACCCCCTGGCACGTGACCGCTTTTTACCCCACTTACAAGATGCGCGACCGGCCGCCCACGCCGCTGGAAACCCTGCGCCGCGCACGCCAGATCGGGATGGAAGCCGGATTGCGCCATGTCTACACCGGCAACATCCCCGGCGACCCCGGTGAAAACACCTACTGCCCGGCGTGCAGCGAGCTGCTCATCGCGCGCAGGGGGTTCACCGTCCGCCAAAACCGCCTCACCGACGGCGCCTGTCCGACGTGCGGTGCCCGGATTGCCGGCGTCTGGGCCTGA